In one uncultured Methanoregula sp. genomic region, the following are encoded:
- a CDS encoding PAS domain S-box protein, whose translation MTDRKSTGQSPAPDSLKEALQAIEDTLSTGHIPEGPVISADEETRKKLTAILADIVATQQFTLALAKGDLSQDLAAKGRMAGCLKSLQSNLRHLTWQAGQIAGGDLSQRVHFMGDFSDSFNVMVEHLSENEIYRAQREEELRSVNTTLADEIIERRTIEEKIRLQNQIFETIAEGINLVRSRDGVIVYTNSKFDRMFGYDQGELIGKHVSIVNAPEETKSPADTAGGIMAILNSRGEWRGELRNIKKDGTLFWCLVVISAFKHPEFGNVWISAHTDITARKRAEESLQESEDRLRTIIEQSPMSIQVMTPDGRTVQVNHAFEELWGVTLEDLKDYNMLKDEQLTHAGIMPFIEKGFSGEAVTFSPIQYDTHITLGLGEKRWVQGRIYPVRDTSGIIRNVILVHEDISEQKQVEDALRSSEGHLRTLVQTLPDLIWLKDTEGTYLSCNTMFERFFGAKETDIIGKTDFDFVEKDQAGFFRERDRIAMEAGMPVSNEEWITFADDGHRALLETIKTPMYDTGGKLIGVLGIGHDITRRKKIEDDLRQSEERFRTMSETSLTGIYIFLDGVVKYVNPTFARIYGYTPGEMTGMDPMTLVHPDDRARVREKMQGRLDREEEISVYECRMVTRDNRTLFVNIMGVLIPYEGRLAISGNLLDITERKRAEEVLRESEERYRTLFDESPISLWEEDLSDIRYWFDTRKGEGIRDFRNYFETHPEEVVSCVRMVNVTRINHASTALFGARSLQEFSEGLSSVFTPESYDMFREELVALSQGKTGFECEVFVQTLSGEKKITLLKLIVVPGFEQTLGKVVVSLLDITERKKMEDALRQANKKIGMLSSITRHDIRNQLLSLRGFLGLSRMKTKDPELLRFLAKGDSAAEAIGSQIEFTKYYEDIGVNAPEWQDIIELIQTARSQLPIPDTIDVKVDLSPVKVFADGLIEKVFYNLLENTLRHGERVSRIRLSFHETDRGAEIVYEDNGVGISPEDKPHLFQKGFGKNTGLGLFLSQEILAITGLTMRETGEPGKGVRFVITIPKDGYRLSGNE comes from the coding sequence ATGACCGACAGAAAAAGTACAGGACAATCCCCCGCTCCGGACAGCCTCAAAGAAGCACTGCAGGCAATTGAGGACACCCTCAGCACCGGCCATATTCCCGAAGGTCCTGTCATTTCTGCCGATGAAGAGACCCGGAAAAAACTGACAGCAATCCTTGCCGATATCGTTGCCACCCAGCAGTTTACCCTTGCCCTGGCAAAAGGCGACCTGTCGCAGGATCTTGCCGCAAAGGGGCGCATGGCCGGCTGCCTCAAGTCCCTGCAGTCCAACCTCCGGCACCTGACCTGGCAGGCCGGGCAGATCGCCGGCGGCGACCTCTCCCAGCGGGTCCATTTCATGGGGGACTTCTCAGACTCGTTCAATGTCATGGTGGAGCATCTTTCCGAGAATGAGATTTACCGGGCGCAGCGGGAAGAGGAACTCCGGAGCGTAAATACCACCCTCGCCGATGAGATTATCGAACGCAGGACAATAGAGGAGAAGATCCGTCTCCAGAACCAGATCTTTGAAACGATTGCAGAAGGTATCAACCTTGTCCGGTCCAGGGATGGTGTGATAGTATACACCAACTCAAAATTTGATCGGATGTTCGGGTATGATCAAGGGGAATTGATCGGCAAACATGTCTCCATTGTTAATGCTCCTGAAGAAACGAAGAGCCCGGCGGATACTGCCGGCGGGATCATGGCAATTCTCAACAGCCGGGGGGAATGGCGGGGAGAACTCAGAAACATCAAAAAGGACGGGACACTCTTCTGGTGTCTCGTGGTAATTTCCGCTTTTAAACATCCTGAATTTGGCAACGTCTGGATCTCAGCCCATACCGACATCACGGCCCGCAAGCGGGCCGAAGAATCCCTCCAGGAGAGCGAGGATCGCCTCAGGACCATTATCGAGCAGTCCCCGATGAGTATCCAGGTGATGACGCCGGATGGCCGGACCGTGCAGGTCAATCATGCCTTTGAGGAACTCTGGGGAGTAACCCTTGAGGATTTGAAGGACTACAATATGCTGAAGGATGAACAGCTCACCCACGCCGGAATAATGCCCTTTATTGAGAAGGGCTTTTCCGGAGAAGCCGTCACGTTTTCCCCCATACAATACGATACCCATATCACTCTTGGGTTAGGCGAGAAACGATGGGTTCAGGGTCGAATTTACCCGGTCCGGGATACCTCCGGCATTATCCGTAATGTCATTCTGGTGCACGAAGACATATCAGAACAAAAACAGGTGGAGGACGCACTCCGGTCAAGTGAAGGCCACCTGCGCACCCTGGTGCAGACCCTTCCCGATCTGATCTGGCTGAAGGATACCGAAGGTACCTATCTCTCCTGCAATACCATGTTCGAACGTTTCTTCGGTGCAAAAGAAACGGATATCATCGGGAAAACTGATTTTGATTTTGTTGAAAAAGACCAGGCCGGCTTTTTCCGCGAACGTGACCGTATTGCCATGGAAGCGGGCATGCCGGTGAGCAACGAGGAATGGATCACGTTTGCTGATGATGGCCACCGTGCGTTGCTGGAGACCATCAAGACGCCCATGTATGATACCGGGGGAAAACTCATCGGTGTCCTGGGCATCGGGCACGATATTACCCGGCGCAAGAAGATTGAGGATGACCTGCGCCAGAGCGAAGAGCGGTTCCGCACCATGAGCGAGACTTCGCTCACCGGGATCTATATTTTCCTGGACGGAGTTGTGAAATACGTCAATCCCACGTTTGCAAGGATTTACGGGTATACCCCCGGGGAAATGACGGGTATGGACCCCATGACCCTGGTCCATCCGGACGACCGGGCCCGGGTCCGTGAAAAAATGCAGGGCCGTCTTGACCGTGAGGAGGAGATCAGTGTCTATGAATGCAGGATGGTGACCAGAGATAACCGGACCCTCTTTGTGAATATCATGGGAGTACTCATCCCTTACGAAGGCCGGCTGGCAATTTCCGGTAACCTGCTGGACATAACGGAACGAAAACGTGCGGAGGAAGTATTGCGGGAGAGCGAGGAACGGTACCGTACCCTGTTTGACGAATCTCCCATCTCCCTGTGGGAAGAAGACCTATCAGACATAAGGTACTGGTTTGACACGAGGAAGGGAGAAGGTATCCGGGATTTCAGGAATTATTTCGAGACACACCCGGAAGAGGTCGTGTCCTGTGTCAGGATGGTGAATGTAACACGGATCAACCATGCAAGCACGGCTCTCTTTGGTGCACGTTCCCTGCAGGAATTTTCCGAGGGCCTTTCATCAGTTTTTACCCCGGAATCCTATGATATGTTCCGGGAAGAACTCGTTGCCCTGAGCCAGGGGAAGACCGGGTTTGAGTGTGAGGTTTTTGTTCAGACCCTCTCGGGTGAAAAAAAGATCACGTTATTGAAACTGATCGTGGTTCCCGGCTTTGAACAGACCCTCGGAAAAGTAGTGGTATCGCTCCTTGATATCACCGAGCGGAAGAAAATGGAAGATGCGCTGCGGCAGGCGAACAAGAAGATCGGCATGCTCTCCTCCATCACACGGCACGATATCCGCAACCAGCTCCTCTCGCTGCGGGGCTTCCTGGGACTCTCCCGAATGAAAACAAAAGACCCGGAACTCCTCCGGTTTCTCGCCAAAGGGGATAGTGCAGCAGAAGCGATTGGCAGCCAGATCGAGTTCACAAAATATTACGAAGACATCGGGGTCAATGCGCCGGAATGGCAGGATATTATCGAGCTTATCCAGACGGCACGATCCCAGTTGCCGATTCCTGATACCATAGATGTCAAGGTCGATCTCTCCCCCGTGAAGGTATTTGCTGATGGGCTTATTGAGAAAGTATTCTACAATCTATTGGAAAACACGCTCCGCCACGGTGAACGGGTCAGCCGGATCCGGCTCTCCTTCCATGAAACAGATCGCGGCGCGGAGATCGTGTACGAGGACAACGGCGTCGGGATCTCTCCCGAAGACAAGCCCCATCTCTTCCAGAAAGGGTTTGGCAAAAATACCGGTCTGGGTCTCTTCCTCTCGCAGGAGATCCTTGCCATTACGGGCCTGACGATGCGGGAGACCGGTGAACCTGGTAAAGGGGTGCGGTTCGTGATCACTATACCAAAAGACGGATACAGGCTTTCCGGGAATGAGTAA
- a CDS encoding ATP-binding protein produces the protein MMTLNDIENADETKFRLIGKSVLSYRFIIPHSAKLFVGDILKITDTTKNYSFYAKVVDLIHESNFADQNWDTRPFSEQFYGLGEDVFIGVEAVPLGFVDEKGIFRKPRTVPTKFSGVKIPETEDFAFLTKVMGDIEVGVMRTGQGVLADIHVRIPSKVLPQHMGVFATTGMGKSNFMKTFCASCMKMQKFGLLVVDPHGEYVRGGQSSTGERTLGLVHYSTGMDGLVVFTISESDRKKYSLSSLWLDYDDFRMTDLNLLYDLSQAQRDVIESLDDLSGTEIIPFFLQANAETLPDEVRQGRYIGPYPQIAEKLGSFHPGTLQVIQRRIRNIAQGNRKFFRETGSSVTEILRHLHDNKVVLIDIPRMGERSELFVLSMITRRIMQAHRKSAEEFGIEAEPTEQKKVLITIEEAQRVLGSGGSSTQIFRECAMEGRKFGVGLCVVTQQPKNIDQKVLAQINTFVVMGLGDRGDREIIMGSAKQDLSKMEIEIQTLDTGEAIISTIGIPFPVSTRIHRYEDYIAELNKEKKKDIREGLESGF, from the coding sequence ATGATGACTTTGAACGATATTGAGAATGCTGATGAAACAAAATTCCGCCTGATAGGAAAAAGTGTCCTTTCATACCGGTTCATCATCCCCCACTCGGCAAAGCTGTTCGTCGGGGATATTCTGAAGATCACCGATACCACAAAAAACTACTCGTTCTATGCCAAAGTGGTTGATCTCATTCACGAGAGCAACTTTGCCGACCAGAACTGGGACACCCGACCGTTCTCCGAGCAGTTCTACGGTCTCGGGGAGGATGTCTTTATCGGGGTCGAGGCAGTGCCGCTCGGCTTTGTTGACGAGAAAGGAATCTTCAGGAAACCCCGCACCGTCCCGACCAAGTTCTCTGGCGTAAAGATCCCCGAAACCGAGGATTTCGCGTTCCTGACGAAAGTCATGGGCGATATCGAAGTCGGGGTCATGCGGACCGGCCAGGGCGTTCTTGCGGACATCCATGTCAGGATCCCAAGCAAAGTCCTCCCCCAGCACATGGGCGTTTTTGCCACCACCGGCATGGGCAAGTCCAATTTCATGAAAACGTTCTGCGCCTCCTGCATGAAGATGCAGAAGTTCGGCCTCCTGGTAGTCGATCCCCACGGCGAGTACGTGCGGGGCGGACAGTCCAGCACCGGGGAGAGGACGCTCGGGCTCGTCCATTACAGTACCGGCATGGACGGGCTGGTTGTTTTCACCATCAGCGAGAGCGACCGGAAGAAGTACTCGCTTTCCAGCCTCTGGCTCGATTACGATGATTTCCGGATGACAGACCTTAACCTGCTCTATGATCTCTCGCAGGCCCAGCGGGATGTCATCGAATCGCTCGATGATCTCTCCGGCACCGAGATAATCCCGTTCTTCCTGCAGGCAAATGCCGAGACTCTCCCGGATGAAGTGAGACAGGGCCGTTACATCGGGCCGTACCCGCAGATTGCCGAAAAACTCGGATCATTCCACCCGGGAACCCTCCAGGTGATCCAGCGCCGGATCAGAAACATCGCGCAGGGAAACCGTAAGTTCTTCCGGGAGACCGGCTCCTCTGTAACCGAGATCCTCCGGCACCTCCATGACAACAAAGTGGTCCTCATCGACATACCCCGGATGGGGGAGCGGAGCGAACTCTTCGTCCTCTCGATGATCACCCGGAGGATCATGCAGGCCCACCGGAAATCAGCCGAGGAGTTCGGGATCGAGGCAGAGCCGACCGAACAGAAAAAAGTGCTCATCACCATCGAGGAGGCCCAGCGGGTTCTCGGATCCGGGGGATCTTCCACCCAGATCTTCCGCGAATGCGCCATGGAGGGGAGGAAGTTCGGAGTAGGGCTATGCGTCGTGACCCAGCAGCCCAAGAATATCGACCAGAAAGTGCTTGCCCAGATCAACACGTTTGTCGTCATGGGCCTCGGCGACCGGGGCGACCGCGAGATCATCATGGGCAGCGCCAAGCAGGACTTAAGCAAAATGGAGATCGAGATCCAGACCCTTGATACCGGCGAAGCTATCATCTCTACGATCGGCATCCCGTTCCCGGTCAGCACCCGTATCCACCGGTACGAGGATTACATCGCGGAACTCAACAAAGAGAAGAAGAAAGATATCCGCGAAGGGCTTGAGAGCGGGTTCTGA
- a CDS encoding DNA double-strand break repair nuclease NurA has product MRDSRTSYEESVSRALVHIAAHVPGDLVALFADKSGITKDDIHPITRVPSGMVSAVDGSNAMILEGGSISLAAIQAARTTFLANERHNRASTPLTLVTIGPGHRNLDFPVMFEECFGVPPHKGLDNSDLEKAVNALRDTLEYWVTRETAKTLPAGALLLIDGALRVSSQNHEPVLSSIITTAQERGLLLAAVAKRTRATWGGGHPLLPAVSGLTDQFDISGPWWIKIDEHLLDHTEYRQGRHGEIFVASLSSRVPRLLKMELPKGTSVETIAATMHAIAACSGDGRIPGYPYPLLDAHRTVAIDESRVMQIQQDLKAGLSKQGMRNRTFEDLFGDLHDDFERY; this is encoded by the coding sequence ATGAGGGACAGCCGCACTTCCTACGAGGAGTCGGTCAGCAGGGCGCTTGTGCATATAGCCGCACATGTCCCGGGAGACCTGGTCGCACTCTTTGCCGATAAGAGCGGGATTACAAAAGACGATATCCACCCCATCACCCGCGTTCCTTCCGGCATGGTGAGTGCCGTCGACGGATCCAATGCCATGATCCTGGAAGGGGGAAGCATTTCCCTTGCCGCCATACAGGCAGCCCGGACAACGTTTCTTGCAAACGAGCGGCATAACCGGGCCAGTACGCCCCTCACGCTCGTCACCATCGGACCCGGTCACCGGAACCTGGACTTCCCGGTGATGTTCGAAGAATGCTTCGGCGTCCCGCCCCACAAGGGTCTCGACAACAGCGATCTCGAGAAGGCGGTTAACGCTCTCCGCGACACGCTGGAGTACTGGGTGACCCGCGAGACCGCAAAGACCCTGCCTGCCGGCGCACTCCTCCTCATCGACGGGGCCCTTCGGGTTTCCAGCCAGAACCACGAGCCGGTTCTCTCCTCCATCATCACGACGGCACAGGAACGCGGGCTTCTCCTTGCGGCCGTGGCAAAGCGGACCCGGGCAACCTGGGGCGGCGGCCACCCGCTCCTCCCCGCAGTAAGCGGCCTTACTGACCAGTTCGACATATCCGGCCCCTGGTGGATAAAGATCGATGAACATCTTCTGGACCACACCGAGTACCGGCAGGGGAGGCATGGGGAGATCTTTGTCGCGTCGCTCAGCTCCCGCGTGCCGAGACTGCTCAAGATGGAGCTGCCGAAAGGAACGAGCGTTGAGACGATCGCGGCAACCATGCACGCTATTGCCGCCTGCTCCGGTGACGGGAGAATCCCCGGGTATCCCTACCCGCTCCTCGACGCCCACCGCACGGTTGCTATCGACGAATCCCGGGTAATGCAGATCCAGCAGGATTTAAAAGCCGGGCTCTCAAAACAGGGAATGCGGAACAGGACATTCGAAGACCTCTTTGGTGATTTACATGATGACTTTGAACGATATTGA
- a CDS encoding DUF4013 domain-containing protein gives MDFGKMVGESFGYAKEGLVGKWMKWILLLIATIILMLPLMGYALRVYRGEKPAPEVDKWGTLFIDGIKYLIICLIYAIPLFIVLFLALAPMVTEVMAAGGDPAAVSAALAASIGTFLVGLIILVILAIIIGMFSSIGMVRFARTGSMGEAFNFGAISATIGKIGWVSFIIALIIMGIIMGIIELICMLIPFVGQIISFILIPFITIVEARYICLIYDSAGTA, from the coding sequence ATGGATTTTGGAAAAATGGTTGGAGAGTCCTTTGGCTATGCAAAGGAAGGTCTCGTTGGAAAATGGATGAAATGGATACTGCTCCTGATAGCAACGATCATTCTCATGCTGCCCCTCATGGGCTACGCCCTGCGAGTCTACCGCGGCGAGAAGCCCGCTCCCGAGGTTGATAAATGGGGAACGCTCTTCATTGACGGTATCAAGTACCTCATCATCTGCCTGATTTATGCAATCCCCCTGTTCATCGTCCTGTTCCTGGCTCTTGCCCCGATGGTCACGGAAGTCATGGCAGCCGGTGGCGACCCGGCGGCAGTCAGCGCTGCGTTAGCGGCATCGATCGGAACCTTCCTCGTGGGACTCATCATCCTCGTCATCCTGGCCATCATCATCGGGATGTTCTCATCGATCGGGATGGTCCGCTTTGCCCGCACCGGCAGCATGGGAGAGGCCTTCAACTTCGGCGCCATCAGTGCAACCATCGGGAAGATCGGCTGGGTCAGCTTCATTATCGCCCTGATCATCATGGGAATCATTATGGGAATCATTGAGCTCATCTGCATGCTCATACCCTTCGTTGGCCAGATCATCTCATTTATCCTCATCCCGTTCATAACGATCGTCGAGGCACGCTACATCTGCCTGATCTATGACAGTGCAGGAACCGCATAA
- a CDS encoding GNAT family N-acetyltransferase, with the protein MHKKEPDHSNMNTAGHTMFEKVLIPTDLSEMSEKLVACADRIRNVREVVLLHIVRAGGATAREREDAERQLGLVKNQGTATRCLIREDSGGDIPAEILKTAGAERPSLIIMGARSGLLSKTLLGHGGTEVLTRSQTHVLVMRFPVRGLFSAHPQTTDAALFDRILFPLDFSRPANIALESVGKIGEVTEIILLHVIRKIEAEEQMNFVVREVEKQLSDAREKIKADHPEIRVKMMVRFGDPTSQIAAVADEEEVTLVMMSRFGRMDYIRKIPLGTTTSKVTAQITKPVLVMYTDILLEIHTRELAPAEFYLAEKIWFDYHQTKSDHEHDRIFAVFIEDTPVSVARCKRHDDGYEVDGIFTWEEFRGNGYSRMALDLMIRECGNTVLYMYAVRHLVNFYASFGFVPIPEEELPLTIRERYSWAMGEMAGAGVCPMKRELAGGNTTTG; encoded by the coding sequence ATGCATAAAAAAGAGCCGGATCATAGTAACATGAATACAGCAGGCCACACGATGTTCGAAAAGGTCCTCATTCCTACCGATCTGTCAGAGATGTCAGAAAAACTCGTAGCATGCGCAGACCGTATCAGGAACGTAAGAGAGGTAGTCCTGCTCCATATCGTCCGGGCCGGGGGTGCAACGGCACGGGAACGCGAAGACGCAGAGCGGCAGCTGGGGCTGGTCAAAAACCAGGGTACTGCCACACGATGCCTCATCCGGGAAGATTCCGGCGGGGACATTCCTGCAGAGATCCTGAAAACGGCCGGGGCCGAGAGACCTTCGCTCATCATCATGGGGGCACGATCCGGGCTCCTCAGCAAGACCCTTCTCGGCCATGGCGGCACCGAGGTCCTTACCCGGAGCCAGACCCATGTCCTCGTCATGCGGTTCCCGGTAAGGGGTCTCTTTTCTGCCCACCCGCAAACGACAGATGCCGCACTGTTCGATCGGATCCTCTTCCCGCTCGATTTCTCCCGGCCCGCGAACATTGCGCTGGAGTCCGTTGGCAAGATAGGGGAGGTCACCGAGATCATCCTCCTCCACGTCATCCGGAAGATTGAGGCAGAAGAGCAGATGAATTTCGTTGTGCGGGAAGTGGAGAAACAACTCTCGGACGCCCGGGAGAAGATCAAGGCGGACCACCCGGAGATACGGGTAAAGATGATGGTCCGGTTTGGCGACCCGACATCCCAGATTGCCGCTGTCGCGGACGAAGAGGAGGTCACGCTCGTCATGATGTCCCGCTTCGGCAGGATGGACTATATCCGGAAGATTCCGCTCGGTACCACGACCTCGAAAGTCACTGCGCAGATAACCAAACCCGTGCTGGTCATGTACACGGATATCCTGCTGGAGATCCACACACGCGAGCTCGCACCGGCCGAGTTCTATCTGGCCGAGAAGATCTGGTTTGACTATCACCAGACGAAATCGGATCATGAGCACGACCGGATCTTTGCCGTTTTTATCGAAGATACGCCGGTCAGCGTTGCCCGGTGCAAGCGGCACGATGACGGGTACGAGGTGGACGGGATCTTCACGTGGGAGGAGTTCCGGGGAAACGGGTACTCCAGGATGGCCCTCGATCTCATGATCCGGGAGTGCGGCAATACCGTCCTCTACATGTACGCGGTGCGGCACCTCGTGAATTTCTATGCATCGTTCGGATTTGTCCCCATCCCTGAAGAGGAACTGCCCCTGACGATCCGGGAGAGGTATTCGTGGGCCATGGGCGAGATGGCAGGAGCAGGGGTCTGCCCGATGAAGCGGGAGCTTGCCGGGGGGAATACTACAACAGGATGA
- a CDS encoding bacteriohemerythrin, which produces MPLMTWNDELSVKVTEIDDQHKKLIGLINNLHDAMKVGQGKQVLESTLQELASYTVYHFQTEEKYMQKFSYPGYPAHKMKHDAFVKKISDFQKDYHAGRLGISLDLMNFLKEWVTTHIRDTDRQYSDTFVKAGLR; this is translated from the coding sequence ATGCCACTCATGACATGGAATGATGAACTGAGTGTAAAAGTCACAGAGATTGACGACCAGCACAAGAAGCTTATCGGGCTTATCAACAACCTGCACGATGCCATGAAAGTCGGACAGGGAAAACAGGTGCTGGAATCGACACTTCAGGAGCTTGCATCGTATACTGTCTACCACTTTCAGACGGAAGAGAAGTACATGCAGAAGTTCAGCTATCCCGGGTATCCTGCGCACAAGATGAAGCACGATGCATTTGTCAAAAAAATCTCTGATTTCCAGAAAGATTACCATGCCGGCCGCCTCGGCATTTCCCTTGATCTCATGAATTTCCTCAAGGAATGGGTTACAACGCACATCAGGGATACCGACCGGCAGTACTCCGATACGTTTGTAAAAGCGGGGCTCAGGTAA
- the ercA gene encoding alcohol dehydrogenase-like regulatory protein ErcA, translating to MVLATLEMRKFVAPEFVIGSDARRLAGRYAKNFGATNVFVVTGPNIIKAGWVKDVTDSLDAEGIRYTIFSDVTPNPRDFEVMNGAELYEQKGCNAIIAVGGGSPIDCAKGIGIVASNKKHILTFEGVDTVALPPPPLICIPTTAGTGADVSQFAIINDTKRRVKIAIISKKIVPDIALVDPVPLTSLSPDLTANTGMDAITHSVEAYVSNASSPVTDTLALESIAQMSDYLLLAQRNPGNIEYRNQTLLGSLLGGLAFSNASLGIVHAMAHSLGGFSDLPHGACNAILLGPVIEFNFEACPDRYEAIGNKLNAGSAGRSPEEIKNNVLSAIRSLRESLGDTHTLSGLGVSYADIPELAKKAKRDPCLATNPRIPTIADIERIYERAF from the coding sequence ATGGTGCTTGCTACTCTTGAAATGAGAAAATTTGTGGCCCCTGAATTCGTTATCGGGAGCGATGCCCGCCGGCTTGCCGGCAGGTATGCAAAAAATTTCGGTGCTACCAATGTGTTTGTTGTCACGGGGCCAAATATCATCAAAGCCGGATGGGTAAAGGATGTGACGGACAGTCTCGATGCGGAAGGTATCCGGTATACCATTTTTTCCGATGTTACCCCCAATCCCCGGGACTTTGAGGTGATGAACGGAGCGGAACTGTACGAGCAGAAAGGCTGCAATGCAATTATCGCTGTCGGTGGCGGAAGTCCGATTGACTGTGCCAAAGGGATCGGGATCGTTGCCTCCAATAAAAAACATATTCTTACCTTTGAAGGTGTAGACACTGTCGCGCTGCCTCCACCCCCGTTAATCTGCATCCCGACAACCGCAGGGACCGGTGCTGACGTTTCACAGTTTGCCATCATCAACGATACGAAAAGAAGAGTGAAGATCGCGATCATCAGCAAAAAGATCGTTCCGGATATCGCGCTTGTCGATCCTGTTCCCCTGACCTCCCTTTCACCGGACCTTACTGCCAATACGGGGATGGATGCGATAACCCACAGCGTGGAGGCATATGTTTCCAACGCCAGCTCACCGGTTACCGACACGCTGGCACTTGAATCGATCGCACAGATGAGCGATTACCTGCTTTTGGCCCAGAGAAACCCGGGGAATATCGAATACCGGAACCAGACCCTGCTGGGCAGCCTTCTCGGGGGGCTGGCATTCTCCAACGCGAGTCTCGGGATAGTCCATGCCATGGCACACAGTCTCGGGGGCTTCTCGGACCTTCCCCATGGTGCATGCAACGCCATCCTGCTGGGGCCGGTGATTGAATTTAATTTCGAGGCATGCCCTGACCGGTACGAGGCTATCGGGAATAAACTGAACGCGGGCTCCGCCGGCCGCTCCCCCGAAGAAATAAAGAACAACGTATTGTCCGCCATCAGGTCGCTGCGGGAATCCCTGGGTGACACGCACACCCTGTCGGGACTGGGTGTATCATATGCGGATATCCCCGAGCTTGCAAAGAAAGCAAAACGGGATCCCTGCCTTGCAACCAATCCCCGGATACCAACCATTGCGGATATCGAACGGATCTATGAACGCGCCTTCTGA
- a CDS encoding V4R domain-containing protein: MTDTGRKYRFSWKLLGDLKAGRPNLGPVTRLEVYRLMQYTMRDVLEQEYGTDKADEIFYKAGLLAGKEFYKNVVGTPADLNEFVRNLQQILMEMSIGILRIEKADPENGSFVMTVSEDLDCSGLPETGFGVCIYDEGFIAGLMESFTGDSFDVKEIDCWCTGDRTCRFAVNRIPR; this comes from the coding sequence ATGACGGATACCGGCAGAAAATACCGTTTTTCATGGAAACTCCTTGGCGATCTCAAGGCAGGAAGACCCAACCTCGGCCCTGTAACCCGCCTTGAGGTGTACCGCCTGATGCAGTACACTATGCGGGATGTCCTTGAGCAGGAGTACGGGACAGATAAGGCAGACGAGATCTTCTACAAGGCCGGGCTGCTTGCCGGCAAAGAGTTTTACAAAAATGTTGTAGGGACTCCTGCTGACCTGAATGAGTTTGTCCGGAATCTGCAGCAGATCCTCATGGAGATGAGTATCGGTATTCTCCGGATCGAGAAGGCGGACCCGGAGAACGGCTCCTTTGTCATGACCGTGTCGGAGGACCTCGACTGCTCCGGCCTGCCTGAGACCGGTTTTGGTGTCTGCATCTATGATGAAGGATTCATTGCCGGCCTCATGGAATCGTTCACCGGCGACTCTTTTGACGTTAAGGAGATCGACTGCTGGTGCACGGGCGATCGCACCTGCAGGTTTGCAGTAAACCGGATACCCCGGTAG